Within Cucumis melo cultivar AY chromosome 4, USDA_Cmelo_AY_1.0, whole genome shotgun sequence, the genomic segment TGGGTTTTTAGATATGGTGGATTGTTGGGTCAAATTACTGCTTGAGCTTTGCTATGTATTTTAGATGTTTTGTTCGTTCTTTTATGATAAAATCAACTATTGAAATACCTTTTTATGTCAATATCAAATCTACCTATAGAAATGTATGTAAAAGTTTTGAGATATGCTGAAACTTTAATACCCATCTAAAAGTCTTGTCATGTTCttctattaatttttttttttttaaatgaaaacaaaaggaaaataagtATGGAAAAGGAAtgtatttaaatataataaaatgagtAAATGTTTTTACAAATATAGGAAAATTCAACTACTATGAACTATCATCATATATcactaaacaaaattaaaaatctcCAAAACACTAACAACTGTGACAATCAACTCAAACACCCTTAAATGCTTACATAAAACTTGAGGTTGGATTTATGTCCACCACGTACTATTTAAAATATACAAAAACATTCCGTTTATTTTCCCTCTTATCTCAATTTGAAAATTTGGGttcctttaaaaaataaaaataaaaataaaaataaaaaggtaaGGGAAAAATTTTGGGCCCAACTGATTTGATGAAAAGACGTTTACAGTATGATAAGCCACTCTTGATGCTCCTTCCTAACCCACCAGACGCTACATACCACTAGAAGGAATTCGCTATTACAATTACCGAAATACCCTCACCCAAATTTGAAACTAAGGGATAACAACCAACACATTTCCGTAAATAAAGTATGTTTATTACCCCTCGGCTCGAGCGTCAAGACCGTTCAAACCAAACCATACACCACCCAGCGGTTAATATTACTAAAATCTTCACttcattatataaatatattaattactatatatattAAGTACCAATTTCGAATCCATTTCAAGCGCTAGGGTTTTCTTTTCACTTGGCCTTCCCTTCTGCATCCATTCCATATACATTTCTGGATTCCATCTTCTCAATTCTCCTGCTACACACCCACCCTGAGATCCTACTCTAATCTTGTGAAggtttctttcttcatttttgaCCTGTACATGTTTTATTGTTACTGAAAACCATTTAAGTTGGTAGATTTAGGGTTTCGATTTGATTTGTATGTGGTTGACATGGATGACTGAGGTTTCCGTCGTtgccattttgtttttttttttcccttttctttcgGCGGATTTATATCTATTTTTGGATTTTTCATTTCTGCATACGTGCGTTATGGTTTATCTTCATTTTTGTGTTAAGGATAAGTGTATGTTTTTTCGCTTTGTAAGGATCGGTCTTGTGCGTTTCAACTTTCAGGTAGTTCATGCTATCAATTAGATATTCATGCAATTGGGTGGCGATGATTTTAGAATAGGGTTTTAACGTGATTAAGTTTTGAATTAATTTGCTCTATGTATTTActtatttagtttaattttgatTAAGCAGGTTCTAATTTTCTGGAACGTATGGACATTTTGATCTGGGGAAGTATTATGCATCTAGTAATCTGAATATAGATGTGCTGGGAGGAATGGTATTTTTTCTCATACGAAGTTGTAGAGGGTGCATCCTGTGCAGGAGAAGAATCAAAGTGAGGCTCTTCTGTTTAAGGGGCTAATATGCCATCTTATATGTCAAAACTACGAGCGCCAGTTAAATTTCTAGGGTGGGAAGGTGGATTGAAAAGTTCGTTGGAGTTGCTTTTGGGGCATCAGAAACTTTTGTGTGGCAGTTCTAGTCTATTTCACTCCGTTCCGTATTCCTCACTTACAGAGTTGCATGCTCTCTTAAGACCTGGTGCTATTTCCGGTGCTAGTTCAGAGCTAGTCAATCGCCGGAGGAATATCTCAGTTCTTGGGGCAATTTCTCGCACATTTTCTATTCCCTCGGTGTCAGGCCCTGCATTGCAGACTTGTGGGTATCATATTGATTGTGCCATTGCTCAATCCTATCAATATTCAACTCACAGCAAGTGTCAAGAAAAGCCAATGGCTGCTTATGGTTCTAGAGCGACACTTGGTGAATGTTCTCTTGATAAATTAAGTTTTAGGAATGTTGCATATTCGTCTCCTTCAGCGATCACTGCTGGTATTTCTTTTAATAGAAGTGTTGATAGCTGTAGGAAAGCCAGCATGAATTTGAAAAATCAGGAGCAGCCTAGCAATAATGTGATATATGGATACTTCACTTACAATGTTGCAAAAAGGTTTGGCAGCAGTTACCTACATACTGTATCAGGAGTAAAAGATCTTCATAGTTCATCAACTTCTCAGTTTGCTGCTGGTTCTGCTCCCAATGTGTCATTTGATAACTCTGCACGTGAGGAACAACTTCCGAACTCTACTGATTCATCTGAACAGTATGTTCTATAATCTATACTAGATTTCttcatttaaaatgaaaaagttATAGTTTAAGTTCATAATGTACTTTGGGTTTAACCTATAAGATTGACCATATATGCATGTTTTTGTCAAATGAACTTGTTCTTGCCTCAGGGATTTGAATGATCCCCTGGTGGGCTTCAATGTTTTGGAGAAATGTGTCATATTCCTTTTGTTATTTGGTCATTTCTTTCTCACTGATCCAACTATTGAGTATAAATTTTGCCATTTTCTGCAGTATCATCTGTTCTTACTTGGTCCACATTTTGTTTTTCTGGTTAAATGAATCACTGGTTTTATGAATAATAATCAAACtctgttttattgtttttttatccAATTATGGAACTCTTGTACTTGGTTAGCGTCGCTGACACAGTATGCTGAGGTTCCCTTCTCGTTTTTAAagtgtttttctttatttataaatttCCTACTATGTTCTTAACAGGAAAATCTCAATGGGCAAATCATTGAAACTGGTTTCTGGGTCATGCTATCTACCCCATCCTGATAAAGAAGATACTGGCGGAGAAGATGCTCATTTTATCTGTGTTGATGAACAAGCTATAGGGGTGGCTGATGGTGTGGGTGGGTGGGCAGATCTTGGTGTTGATGCTGGACAGTATTCCCGAGAACTCATGTCTAACTCGGTTAGCGCAGTTCAAGAAGAGCCCAAGGGCTCAATTGATCCAGCTAGAGTCTTGGAGAAGGCCCACTCAAAAACAAAAGCCAAAGGTTCATCCACTGCTTGCATCATAGCACTTACAGAACAAGTATGTTATTTCTATCGATACCATCACTCTTTATAAATTTGATTGTCGGCAAGTTGTTTGAGGGCTTGAAATTTGGAGAGTGGAGAGCAACCATATTTCAATTGAGTTAAAAGTCTCTCTTTTGAATGTTTAGATCCTTGATTTGGTGCAATTATTTCTTTGATCAAAATAATGGAAGCTGTTATTTATTTGGAACTGTAAAGTTTTCCCCTGGTGTAGTGAGGTGAAGTTTAATACTTGtctatattttttatataataatatctGCCAATAATTTTAGCTAGTTTCTGTAGAAGTAATTGCTCATATATTTCGTTTTGTAAGGATGCTCAGcagttctttatttttatttattttttattattactgCATAATGGGTAATTGTGTAAGGCATCACTGCAGGGCCTCCATGCAATCAATTTAGGAGACAGTGGATTTATGGTGGTTAGAGACGGATGCACTATCTTCAGATCTCCTGTGCAGCAGCATGATTTTAACTTCACGTTTCAATTGGAGAGTGGAAACAATGGAGATTTGCCTAGCTCTGGACAGGTTAGCATGCTCATCTGCTTCCCACCATCTGTAGTTGTTTTTCCTGTTCTTATTTAGTCTTTAGGAACTTGGTCATATTTTTAGTGAGTTAAATAATTAATGTATCTGGCATAAACCAGCCCAGATACTCAtggatttaaaataataataataataatatgtattGATGCATTTATGTCAGATGAATTGGTCCCCTATATCAATTTGCCATTAAAGATAGCAATGATTCGGAAGGTAGTGTCTCACAGAAACCTATATAGATATGTGAATAACCTCGGAGATTAGACGATTATAGCTTATCCTTTTTAGTTTCCAATTGGCAATGTACTTTGTAATCACCTTTAGGTTTCTGGGGTTTCCCTTGATTTCTCTTGTCAATAAAAtgtttctttttgtaaaaaaaatagattagaCAGGTTGGTTTGTGACTTCCTCAGACATGGTTAACTAACTTAACGTGAACTGACTACCAAAATAACATCACTAATTAGAAAAACTGCACCAATTATGGTATAGGTCTTAAAACTGCTTTGCATATGGTTATTTTGGGAAAAAGTAGATATATGGGCTCTGCTTGTGTTACATTTTTACATTTCCACCTTAATAAGGGAAGAGCAAAGGACAAGTGTAGCCTGCTTGTAATCGTTTGTTGTTTTTTTCCCCAGTTCATGCTTCAATCTTGAAAgatttaatgtttttgtttgtAAAATGCTATATTCCGAAATAGAGTGAGCACAGTTGGCAACCTTTCAAAAACGGGTAttctattttacttttatttattttgatgtGATTTTTGAAACTGATTCAGGTTTTCTCAGTCCCTGTTGCTCCTGGAGATGTCATAATTGCTGGCACCGATGGACTCTTTGATAACTTGTACAACAATGAGATCACTGCAGTGGTGGTTCATGCCATGAGAGCGGGCTTAGGCGCTCAGGTGACTGCCCAGAAGATAGCTGCTCTTGCACGTCAACGAGCTCAAGATAAAGACCGGCAAACACCTTTCTCCACTGCTGCTCAAGATGCTGGGTTTCGCTATTACGGTGGCAAGCTTGACGACATCACTGTGGTTGTGTCGTATGTCACAAGCTCCAACGATAAGTGAGTGCAATGAATTGTGTTTCTCATATACTTTGCATCTGCAGGCTTCTGTATATAATCTTTGCAGCATAACCATTAAGAATGGTTATTGTATTTAAGCATTTCATTGAACCATCTCAACTCTTTACATGTTGAAGAGTGGATGACCTCTTTTGTAAGTGAAAAATCATAGGCGTGAGCCATCCTCTAGTTTGAGCAGTTGTTTTGTTTCTATGTCTTCTACTTCCATCTGAAACAGTTTGTGCTCCTCTGATGCATAATTGAACAAGACAAAACTTAAAAGGGTTTATTTGGATGTTTTTAACTCCCTGTTTTCCACAATACATAGCTACAATCTTCccatgttttttattttgtctttttcttaCAATATGTTCGAATCTTTTAACTTGGAGCTTCGTCGATCCCATTATAGAACCTATATTGGTTGGCTTCCATGATGGTGTCCAAAATTGTGACTTTTCTATACATCGAGGGCTGCATTTTTGAGAGGCCTTAACCTTATTTATTGTTCTTCTTATTTCTTAGTAATACGGAACCTattaatttgttgatttacGATTGCTTTCAACCCTATTACCTGATCGTTGTGTTGCTCATTATTCCAAAAATTTGGTGTGATAAatctttttaataattaaatttattttatttatttaaaacggTTGTAGGTGATGATTGAGAAGAATGTGATGTAACGCCAATAAGAACTTAGTTCAACTGGCACCTCTTGGTTTAAATCTTTCCGATCAATTGCTCGCCAGATACTTTTTAATAAAAGTGAGTTTGAAGATATGAGGATGGGTTCATAAATTCTAGGGTTGGTCCTAATTCTAGGAGGAGGGTAGATGTGAAATTAGTAATGGGTTTCGACAAAAAAGTATCTTAAAATAagatttatattatattaatgtttgaaaaaaaaactgttCTATTAATGTTAGTGGTCGCTTTACAATTCATCAAACAAGAGGtcctttcaaaaatataaatttatggtacacaatcgtttagatttgactattgtttggtacacgatcgtttggacttgttttttcaattttatcgtttaatttggttacagatcgtttacatttggctaccccaaatgttttcaaaatttggtatacgatcgtttagattctcgggactccaaatctaaacgattttttttataaaaaaattggtatagacgatttttttcaatattctttatacacaatctttcaGTTTttgttacc encodes:
- the LOC103503972 gene encoding probable protein phosphatase 2C 55 isoform X1 — protein: MPSYMSKLRAPVKFLGWEGGLKSSLELLLGHQKLLCGSSSLFHSVPYSSLTELHALLRPGAISGASSELVNRRRNISVLGAISRTFSIPSVSGPALQTCGYHIDCAIAQSYQYSTHSKCQEKPMAAYGSRATLGECSLDKLSFRNVAYSSPSAITAGISFNRSVDSCRKASMNLKNQEQPSNNVIYGYFTYNVAKRFGSSYLHTVSGVKDLHSSSTSQFAAGSAPNVSFDNSAREEQLPNSTDSSEQKISMGKSLKLVSGSCYLPHPDKEDTGGEDAHFICVDEQAIGVADGVGGWADLGVDAGQYSRELMSNSVSAVQEEPKGSIDPARVLEKAHSKTKAKGSSTACIIALTEQASLQGLHAINLGDSGFMVVRDGCTIFRSPVQQHDFNFTFQLESGNNGDLPSSGQVFSVPVAPGDVIIAGTDGLFDNLYNNEITAVVVHAMRAGLGAQVTAQKIAALARQRAQDKDRQTPFSTAAQDAGFRYYGGKLDDITVVVSYVTSSNDK
- the LOC103503972 gene encoding probable protein phosphatase 2C 55 isoform X2, giving the protein MPSYMSKLRAPVKFLGWEGGLKSSLELLLGHQKLLCGSSSLFHSVPYSSLTELHALLRPGAISGASSELVNRRRNISVLGAISRTFSIPSVSGPALQTCGYHIDCAIAQSYQYSTHSKCQEKPMAAYGSRATLGECSLDKLSFRNVAYSSPSAITAGISFNRSVDSCRKASMNLKNQEQPSNNVIYGYFTYNVAKRFGSSYLHTVSGVKDLHSSSTSQFAAGSAPNVSFDNSAREEQLPNSTDSSEQKISMGKSLKLVSGSCYLPHPDKEDTGGEDAHFICVDEQAIGVADGVGGWADLGVDAGQYSRELMSNSVSAVQEEPKGSIDPARVLEKAHSKTKAKGSSTACIIALTEQGLHAINLGDSGFMVVRDGCTIFRSPVQQHDFNFTFQLESGNNGDLPSSGQVFSVPVAPGDVIIAGTDGLFDNLYNNEITAVVVHAMRAGLGAQVTAQKIAALARQRAQDKDRQTPFSTAAQDAGFRYYGGKLDDITVVVSYVTSSNDK